Genomic segment of Populus trichocarpa isolate Nisqually-1 chromosome 12, P.trichocarpa_v4.1, whole genome shotgun sequence:
GGGGCGGgggggaaaaaatgaaaaaataaaacaggttTGTTGCACCTGGGAAAAGGCTGATGAAACGCCAACATTTAATGGATGAAGTTGATGAATCAATACAAGATAAGAATGAAAGGCAAAAGGTCTTGGAAGGCTTACTTGGTTACATCCTGAGTTGCACTCAGGTATAATATGTTATTGATTGATCTCTCTGCTATTCTATTTCTCTATCTTCACCTGCCTGCTTCCTGTGGACTTACTActgtttctttttcatcttGACATCTTGCAGGAGGCAGCTGTTATTCCACCTTTTGTTGCATTTGCTGTAAGACCGAATCCCGGTTTCTGGGAATATGTTAAGGTGAATGCTGAAGATTTGAGCGTAGAAGGTATCTCCGTTTCAGAATATTTGCAGTTGAAGGAGATGGTCTTTGATGAAAAATGGTATGCACAAGTCCGAGTGAAAATCTTTTGAATGATCTTGGAACTGGCTTTTCCTTCTAGTAACTGCTACATTAATGTGCAGGGCGAACAACGAAAATGCTTTGGAACTGGATTTTGGAGCTATGGATTTCTCTACCCCTCGCCTaactctttcttcttctattgGGAATGGAGTCAACTACATGTCAAAGTTCATGTCATCGAAGCTCAGTGGGAGCTCTGAAGCTGCAAAGCCTCTGCTCGACTACTTGTTAGCGCTCAACCATCAAGGAGAGGTAGGTGTCCTAACATCAGCAAAAGATGATGACAATGATATGCCAGTCCTAGTCTTAGAAGAACCAGTGCTTGAAACCAATTGTAATGCTTCTCATTTTGTAATATGCAGAATCTTATGATCAATCAAACTCTAGATACAGTTGCCAAGCTTCAAGAAGCATTGATTGTAGCTGAAGTGGTTGTCTCTGCATTTCCGAAAGACACCCCATATCAGGATTTCCAGCAGAGGTCATTTATCTACTTCTTTATTTCTATGaacacttttctctctctataaaagGATATCATCCCATGAAAACTTCATTTCCTTGTTGTGAATTAATATTCAGACTGAGAGAGTTGGGCTTTGAGACGGGATGGGGAGACACTGCAGAAAGAGTTAAAGAGACAATGAGGTTGCTTTCTGAATCACTTCAAGCTCCATACCCAATGAAACTGCAATTGCTCTTTAGCAGGATTCCCAACATGTTCAACATTGTGATCTTCTCTCCACACGGCTACTTTGGCCAGTCAGATGTTCTGGGATTGCCAGATACTGGTGGCCAGGTGTGTAAGACAATCCTACACACTACTAATTATGGCGCGATCATAATCGATTATAACAGTGCACTAAATTGATCTGCTTATATGTGGCACACAGGTTGTTTACATTCTTGATCAAGTAAGAGCCTTAGAGGAAGAACTCCTACTTAAGATAAAGCATCAAGGCCTTGGTGTGAAGCCTCGAATTCTTGTGGTGAGACAGATATATGAATATTTCCCAGGTTTATCTTTTGCACTCAATTGAAGAGTTGGATTCTGAATGATTCTTTGCTACTTCTCTGTATTATTTATATGCATACAGGTAACCCGACTTATACCAAATGCTGGAGGGACAAAGTGCAACCAGGAGGTAGAACCTATTTTCGGTACACAGCACTCCCACATTGTTAGGGTCCCCTTCAAGACAGAGAAAGGGGTTCTCCCTCAGTGGGTTTCGCGTTTCGATGTATACCCTTACCTCGAGAGATTTTCTCAGGCATGTGCCTCCATTGCTTTCTAACTTCTATTTTCAGTTAGTTCTTTATTGAACACATACTGATTGTAATGATCTTTTATGTTTCTCTGGCTCATCACCAATCACTAGGATGCTGCTGATAAGGTCCTTGAACACATGGACAGTAAACCTGATCTCATCATTGGGAACTATAGTGATGGGAACTTGGTGGCATCTCTAATGGCTCGGAAACTCAGCATAACTCTGGTTTAAGCTGATCTCTATCTATTGAATCTCTCATATTTCAAATAAAGAACTCAGACTAATCTACCATTTAATTCTATTCTGAAATTTGGCCTGCTGTAAATCCAGGGGACTATTGCTCATGCTTTGGAGAAAACCAAGTATGAAGATTCTGATGTCAAATGGAAGGAATTGGATGCCAAGTACCACTTTTCCTGTCAATTCACAGCAGACATGATCGCGATGAATAGTGCTGATTTTATCATAACCAGCACGTACCAAGAAATTGCAGGAAGGTTTGTCTTCTACCTACCATCATTAGTTATATGCAGACCTATTGATCAATATAATTTGTATTGCCAACTGAAGAACTTGCATCAATTTTAGCAACGTTAGGCCAGGGCAGTATGAAAGCCATACGGCATTTACCATGCCAGGACTTTGCCGTGTTGTGTCAGGCATCAATGTCTTTGACCCAAAGTTCAACATTGCTTCCCCTGGGGCTGACCAATCTGTCTACTTCCCCTACACCGAGAAACAGAAGCGGCTAACCTCTTTTCATCCTGCCATTGAAGAACTGCTCTATAGCAACGAGGATAACCATGAGCATATGTAGGTCTATGAATTCCCTATTTTTATCTTGACAAGCTTCTAAAGATTTTGTCATTTCATTTGCACAATATAATTAGCAAAAGAAGGCCTGTAGTCATTTTTATGTGCTGAAACTAATTTAAACGTGCCTGGAGCAGTGGATATCTAGCTGACAGGAAGAAACCAATTATCTTCTCCATGGCAAGACTGGATACAGTGAAAAACATTACGGGGCTGACAGAGTGGTTCGGGAAGAATACAAAGCTAAGAAACTTGGTGAATCTCGTTGTTGTAGCAGGATTCTTTGATCCATCCAAATCAAATGATAGAGAAGAAATTGCGGAGATCAAGAAGATGCATGCCTTGATAGAGAAATACCAACTTAAGAGCCAGTTCAGATGGATAGCAGCTCAAACTGACAGATACCGAAATGGGGAGCTCTACCGCTGCATTGCAGATACAAAGGGAGCTTTTGTTCAGCCTGCACTTTATGAGGCTTTTGGCCTGACAGTCATTGAGGCAATGAACTGTGGATTGCCTACCTTTGCCACCAATCAAGGTGGCCCAGCAGAAATTCTTGTTGATGGGATCTCAGGATTCCACATTGATCCCAACAACGGAGATGAGTCTAGCAATAAGATAGCTGATTTCTTCGAGAAGTGCAAGACAGATGCTGAATATTGGAACAAGATGTCAGCAGCTGGTCTTCAACGCATCTATGAATGGTGAATGCGCAACCCTACCAAATTCATCAGATATAAACTTTTCCATCAGTAACTAATCATATATGTTGTCCTGCAGCTATACATGGAAGATTTATGCAAACAAAGTGTTGAACATGGGATCTGTTTATGGATTTTGGAGGCAGACGAACAAGGAACAGAAGCTTGCGAAGCAAAGATATATCGAAGCCTTTTACAATCTCCAATTCAACAATTTGGTGGGTTATTGTGGACAGTTAGTATTATGAAGCAACTCAAGTCCAAGGAAATAAGACCTGACTAATGAATAATCTACTCCTATTTGTGACAGGCAAAGAATGTTCCAATCCCAGAATTTGCATCATCCACGCAAACTTCATCAACTTCAAAAACTAAACCCCAGGAAACAGCACCAACTGCTGTAGTTGAATCTCAGCATTCACTTCCAACCCAGGAAGCCAAACCCAAAGTAGAGGAGGCCCCAGTCCTAATGCCTAAAACTCAGCTAACACAAAGGCATGTCTTTTAGCCCCACCTTAATTTAACCACAATTAATCATATTATCTTCTTCGCTACAAGCTAATTcaaattttgatctttttgacTGCTGACAGAAGGACACAACCCCAGCAGCCTCAAAGCCAAAGGTGAAGACAATGAACTCTCTCATCCTATCCATTAACCTCTGCAATAATGTTTATGGTTAATTCTTGGAATCAGACTAGGCTACATTTAACCAAGGAGGGACTTTTTGTTTGCAGGAATGGCGAAGAAAGCGTAGGGCAAAAGGACCTTGCACAACCAGGAAGCAGCAGACAAAGTAGCCGGAGGTGGTTGTTATACATGATCGCTTCCCTTCTTATAGTATATTTCATCGGGAGCACACTGTATAGCTATCTCACATGAGTTAAGTAATTGCAAGTTGTACCACTAAAGAGGGTAAATTACTCACAATGTTAAAAAACTTTACATGCATCGtaactgataaaaataaaatactttgttCTTTCGTTAATTTATTTGAAGTTGTCTTATGTGTACTGTATTTCCCGACCAAATACattgacttgaaatttaatGTTTGGATCgatacatgttaaaaaataataattcaattagcatgatttaattaaaaattaagttattatatgacataatctttaatatattgatttttttattaaaataatattattttaatttttttattttaatatatatgacaTCGTAATTGATTCTTTTAACACCGCTAGATGATAgttataaaaagttaattttttatattggttataattttttattaaaaattaaaaattatgaaaagtgtttgcaaaattttcatttaaacaCCACTagaattgttttggattttttttctattctcgTTAgcaaattttttcttaatgatttgAGTCTTGTAAATCAAAAGTTGGTCtaataatattcaataaaagataaggtGAATGATGTACTGATAAACGTGtgtattttttcatgaattatgTGATTTCATGTGTTTGAGCTTTTCTActttttacattaaatttatttattttctaagttttatctttggttttttaaaatcaaataaaataagaaaatagcataaataaataaaagattaacaaaaaaacttcttagtctttattttttatttttttttaagtaaaataagttttatgatgtaaataaaaatattagaaaaaaataaaaatagtttacaatggtaaataaataaaattaatatttatagaaaattaaagttctaaaaataaaaaatacaacaaaaataaaaataaataaaaaatcttaatcattcttacttttaaaaataaaataaagtatttttcccaatgtaaatgaaaaaaaaatcagcatagtattttaacctttttttggagttttaattaattcttccttattttttctttctgaaataaaaatcaatatagaaTTCTAATTAACACCTGTccatcttttcatttaaaaatagaaattactaaaaaattagTTGACCTTAGATCAAAGAACTTGTAGTaagggtgtgtgtgtgtatatttatatgttttaaaaacatattaaagaaCACTAAATCATTAATAAGAGTTCGCATgttattgtaatatatataatatatagtcACTCTTCATGacgaataatatatatttgttcgATGATGATCGTGCATGCTTCGTGATGCAATAACCCATTAAAGTCaattaagtttatatatatcacattaataattaaaaccaacaataaacaaaattaataaaatacattagcccacatttaatttatttgagatGTCCCTCGTAAGAGTTCAAAAAGAAACTTGCAAGAAATTATGTAATCAAagtcctattttttatttattttatttgttgaaatcaGCAAAGAAATTATGTGATCAAAGTTTCTTggtgatatttctaaattatagagaaaatctatttaatctatttaaaactcttaaaaataatatataaaaatgtttaaatagTAATCATCAAACCCACCTAATCTATatagaaaaactaaattgaaattaactAGTAAACtaggaaattaaaaacaattcaaggatGCGTGCGTGATAAAACTCACcctacttcttttcttttggtttattacaatattttcaatttctcgaCTTTTCAAGCAGCCAGGAGGCCATGGCggctaagaagaagaagatagctAGCAAAAATCAACTGTTTGATGATCACga
This window contains:
- the LOC7454032 gene encoding sucrose synthase 7 yields the protein MASQTALQRSETITESMPEALRQSRYHMKKCFSRFVAPGKRLMKRQHLMDEVDESIQDKNERQKVLEGLLGYILSCTQEAAVIPPFVAFAVRPNPGFWEYVKVNAEDLSVEGISVSEYLQLKEMVFDEKWANNENALELDFGAMDFSTPRLTLSSSIGNGVNYMSKFMSSKLSGSSEAAKPLLDYLLALNHQGENLMINQTLDTVAKLQEALIVAEVVVSAFPKDTPYQDFQQRLRELGFETGWGDTAERVKETMRLLSESLQAPYPMKLQLLFSRIPNMFNIVIFSPHGYFGQSDVLGLPDTGGQVVYILDQVRALEEELLLKIKHQGLGVKPRILVVTRLIPNAGGTKCNQEVEPIFGTQHSHIVRVPFKTEKGVLPQWVSRFDVYPYLERFSQDAADKVLEHMDSKPDLIIGNYSDGNLVASLMARKLSITLGTIAHALEKTKYEDSDVKWKELDAKYHFSCQFTADMIAMNSADFIITSTYQEIAGSNVRPGQYESHTAFTMPGLCRVVSGINVFDPKFNIASPGADQSVYFPYTEKQKRLTSFHPAIEELLYSNEDNHEHIGYLADRKKPIIFSMARLDTVKNITGLTEWFGKNTKLRNLVNLVVVAGFFDPSKSNDREEIAEIKKMHALIEKYQLKSQFRWIAAQTDRYRNGELYRCIADTKGAFVQPALYEAFGLTVIEAMNCGLPTFATNQGGPAEILVDGISGFHIDPNNGDESSNKIADFFEKCKTDAEYWNKMSAAGLQRIYECYTWKIYANKVLNMGSVYGFWRQTNKEQKLAKQRYIEAFYNLQFNNLAKNVPIPEFASSTQTSSTSKTKPQETAPTAVVESQHSLPTQEAKPKVEEAPVLMPKTQLTQRRTQPQQPQSQRNGEESVGQKDLAQPGSSRQSSRRWLLYMIASLLIVYFIGSTLYSYLT